One Loxodonta africana isolate mLoxAfr1 chromosome 4, mLoxAfr1.hap2, whole genome shotgun sequence genomic region harbors:
- the PLEKHA5 gene encoding pleckstrin homology domain-containing family A member 5 isoform X26 — MAADLNLEWICSLPRSWTYGITRGGRVFFINEEAKSTTWLHPVTGEAVVTGHRRQSTDLPTGWEEAYTFEGARYYIKTGTIPEDNSSDMKGTGQWVGEGC; from the exons ATGGCGGCGGATCTGAACCTGGAGTGGATCTGCTCGCTGCCCCGATCCTGGACTTACGGGATCACCAGGGGCGGCCGAGTCTTCTTCATCAA TGAGGAGGCGAAGAGCACTACCTGGCTGCACCCGGTCACCGGCGAGGCCGTAGTCACCGGACACCGGCGGCAGAGCACAG ATTTGCCTACTGGCTGGGAAGAAGCATATACTTTTGAAGGTGCAAGATACTATATAAA gacaggaaccatccctgaagacaactcatcagacatgaaagggactggacagtgggtaggagagggatgctga